The following are from one region of the Prochlorococcus marinus str. SB genome:
- the aspS gene encoding aspartate--tRNA ligase gives MRNKICKELNNTDIGKLVNLCGWVDRRRDHGGVIFIDLRDHSGFLQITINPDDGADLFKQAETLKNETVIMVSGIIYERPKDSINKNLSTGELELKVKDLQILNQIKKNLPFPVSIHDYENTKEELRLKYRYLDLRRGKLLENLKTRHKIIKVAREFLDNFGFTEVETPLLTKSTPEGARDFLVPARLSNGEFFALPQSPQLFKQLLMVGGLDKYYQIAKCFRDEDLRADRQPEFTQLDIEMSFISEEEIISFNESLIKKIWKEVLDINFDNAFPRMSWQAAMDNYGTDRPDTRYQMLLKDLGEVLGDIGFNIFTKAIKSGGSIKSITVKGGNLSISNVRIKPGGDIFQVAQDAGAGGLAFIRVKGDELETIGAIKNNLNEEHIADILRITEAQDGDLILLGAGDKQIVNQSLDRVRQYIAKDLNLIDKSKWNFLWVTDFPMFERNEEENRYEALHHPFCSPKNIESKDSENLQKEIEDSIANAYDLVLNGLELGGGSLRIHEANLQREVLKKVGLTAKEINEKFGFLIEALEMGAPPHGGIAFGLDRITMLIIGADSIRETIAFPKNQQAKCLLTNAPSNVSESQLKELDIEITIDE, from the coding sequence ATGAGAAACAAAATTTGCAAAGAACTCAATAATACAGATATTGGTAAATTAGTTAATTTATGCGGATGGGTAGATAGAAGAAGAGATCATGGTGGTGTAATTTTCATTGATTTAAGAGACCATAGTGGATTTCTACAAATAACAATTAACCCCGATGATGGTGCAGATCTATTTAAACAGGCAGAAACTCTTAAAAATGAAACAGTAATAATGGTCAGCGGAATTATTTACGAAAGGCCAAAAGATTCAATAAATAAAAATTTAAGTACTGGAGAGTTAGAGCTTAAAGTTAAAGATTTGCAAATTCTCAACCAAATTAAAAAAAACCTACCTTTTCCAGTATCTATACATGATTATGAAAATACAAAAGAGGAACTCAGATTAAAATATAGATACCTTGATTTAAGAAGAGGCAAATTACTAGAAAATTTAAAAACAAGACATAAAATTATTAAAGTTGCTAGAGAATTTCTTGATAATTTTGGATTTACAGAAGTAGAGACTCCATTACTTACAAAATCAACTCCAGAAGGCGCTCGCGATTTTCTTGTTCCTGCTCGTCTTTCTAATGGAGAATTTTTTGCTCTGCCTCAATCCCCACAACTATTTAAACAACTTTTAATGGTGGGAGGCTTAGATAAGTATTATCAAATCGCAAAATGTTTCCGTGATGAAGACTTAAGGGCAGATAGACAGCCAGAGTTTACGCAATTAGATATTGAAATGAGCTTTATTAGTGAAGAAGAAATAATCTCTTTTAATGAAAGTCTTATAAAAAAAATATGGAAAGAAGTATTAGATATTAATTTTGATAATGCTTTTCCAAGAATGTCATGGCAAGCAGCAATGGATAATTACGGCACTGATAGACCAGACACTAGATATCAAATGTTATTAAAAGATTTAGGAGAAGTATTAGGTGATATTGGCTTTAATATTTTCACCAAGGCAATTAAGTCTGGAGGTTCTATAAAATCCATAACAGTCAAAGGAGGTAATTTAAGTATTAGCAACGTAAGAATTAAACCCGGAGGTGATATCTTCCAAGTAGCTCAAGATGCAGGAGCTGGTGGCTTGGCCTTTATAAGGGTCAAAGGAGATGAGCTTGAGACTATTGGGGCAATTAAAAATAATCTAAATGAAGAGCATATAGCTGATATTTTAAGAATCACCGAAGCGCAAGATGGAGACTTAATCCTCCTGGGTGCTGGAGATAAACAAATTGTCAACCAGTCATTAGATAGAGTGAGACAATACATCGCAAAAGACTTAAATCTCATAGATAAAAGTAAATGGAATTTCTTATGGGTAACTGATTTCCCGATGTTTGAGAGAAATGAAGAGGAAAATAGATATGAAGCTTTACATCATCCTTTTTGTTCTCCAAAAAATATAGAATCTAAAGATTCTGAAAACTTACAAAAAGAAATCGAGGACTCTATAGCAAATGCTTATGACTTAGTTCTAAACGGCTTGGAATTAGGAGGTGGCTCTTTACGTATTCATGAAGCAAACTTGCAAAGAGAGGTTTTGAAAAAGGTAGGACTTACTGCTAAAGAGATTAATGAAAAATTTGGATTTTTAATAGAAGCCTTAGAAATGGGTGCTCCTCCTCATGGTGGAATAGCGTTTGGATTAGATCGTATTACGATGCTGATCATAGGTGCAGATTCAATCAGAGAAACAATAGCGTTTCCAAAAAATCAACAAGCAAAATGTCTTCTCACAAATGCGCCTTCAAATGTCTCAGAATCACAATTAAAAGAATTAGATATTGAAATAACAATTGATGAATAA
- the gcvT gene encoding glycine cleavage system aminomethyltransferase GcvT, producing MDLLKSPLYSKYAESNAKLVDFAGWEMPISFSGLIKEHKSVRSSAGLFDISHMGVISIKGINPKDYIQKLFPTNLYSFSEGQGLYTVMLNDKGGIIDDLIIYDLGIQENDISELLLIVNASRYKEDFQWIKNNLNMSEISITNFKKDKVLLALQGKNSFNLFEEWIESSISHIPNFGCEYKIFEHISPKEKIFFSKTGYTGENGLEILLSKKAAINLWDFSISKNVAPCGLGARDTLRLEAGMHLYGQDINEETSPYEAGLGWLVHLENNHEFFGRRFLEEQSKLGIQKKLVGLSIEGKAIGRKGCAVLKGEENIGTITSGSWSPTKQQAIAFAYINTSHALINNEVQISIRGKKFKGVITKRAFYKKNY from the coding sequence ATGGATTTGCTAAAAAGTCCTCTTTATTCAAAATATGCTGAATCCAATGCAAAATTAGTGGATTTTGCAGGTTGGGAAATGCCCATATCATTTTCAGGATTAATTAAAGAGCATAAATCAGTTAGATCTTCAGCAGGATTATTTGATATTTCTCACATGGGTGTGATTTCTATCAAGGGAATCAATCCAAAGGATTATATTCAAAAACTTTTTCCTACTAATTTATACTCCTTTTCTGAAGGACAGGGACTTTATACAGTAATGCTCAATGATAAAGGAGGAATAATAGATGACTTAATAATTTATGACCTTGGTATACAAGAAAATGACATATCAGAATTATTGTTAATAGTTAACGCAAGTAGATACAAAGAAGATTTTCAGTGGATAAAAAATAATTTAAATATGTCTGAAATTTCGATAACAAACTTTAAAAAAGACAAAGTACTTTTAGCACTACAGGGAAAAAACTCATTCAATTTATTTGAAGAATGGATTGAATCTTCGATCTCACATATCCCTAACTTTGGATGCGAATATAAAATTTTTGAACATATTTCGCCTAAAGAAAAAATTTTCTTTTCAAAGACAGGCTATACGGGGGAAAATGGTCTAGAAATACTTTTATCTAAAAAAGCAGCAATTAATTTATGGGATTTCTCAATTTCCAAAAATGTTGCACCTTGTGGTTTAGGAGCTAGAGATACTCTTAGACTTGAAGCAGGCATGCATCTTTATGGTCAAGACATAAATGAAGAGACTTCTCCATATGAAGCAGGGTTAGGCTGGCTAGTACATCTAGAAAATAATCACGAATTCTTTGGAAGAAGATTTCTTGAAGAGCAGTCAAAATTAGGTATTCAAAAAAAGTTAGTTGGACTCTCTATAGAAGGTAAAGCAATAGGAAGAAAAGGTTGCGCAGTTCTTAAAGGTGAAGAAAATATTGGGACTATCACAAGCGGCAGTTGGTCTCCAACTAAACAACAAGCTATAGCTTTTGCATACATCAATACTTCGCATGCCTTAATAAATAATGAAGTTCAAATATCAATAAGAGGCAAAAAATTCAAAGGGGTAATAACAAAGAGAGCGTTTTATAAAAAAAATTATTAA
- the speB gene encoding agmatinase: MTKNLFDNENAIYMGAKRSPENCSIGIFGVNFDGTCSFKSGARFGPEAIRQVSSCLETYCPKIKKDLEDIMYVDFGSILIDKNDSKSVIESVKSATNYLISKRLSPIMIGGEHSITRGAIEALVKKYPDLILVQLDAHADLRESYIGNEHSHACTMKRCLEVLPEKKILQVGIRSGTKEEFEIMHNNNQLVNFCPGGNAYELKQALLPYKKSPIYLTIDLDWFDPSLLAGTGTPEPGGFFWNDFEEILKTLKDFRIVASDIVELSPEIDKSGVSSIVAAKVLRSLILSLENMQ; the protein is encoded by the coding sequence ATGACAAAAAATTTATTTGATAACGAAAATGCAATTTATATGGGAGCAAAAAGAAGTCCCGAGAATTGCTCAATTGGTATATTTGGAGTTAATTTTGACGGGACATGTTCGTTTAAATCAGGAGCAAGATTTGGTCCAGAAGCAATAAGACAAGTCAGTTCTTGTTTAGAAACATATTGTCCAAAAATAAAAAAAGACTTAGAGGATATTATGTATGTTGATTTTGGATCAATACTAATTGATAAAAATGACTCAAAGTCCGTTATTGAATCGGTTAAATCAGCAACAAATTATTTAATTAGTAAACGCCTTAGTCCTATTATGATTGGAGGAGAACACTCTATTACAAGAGGAGCTATTGAAGCATTAGTAAAAAAATATCCAGATTTGATATTGGTTCAACTTGATGCTCATGCAGATTTAAGAGAATCATATATAGGGAATGAACATAGTCATGCTTGTACTATGAAAAGATGCTTAGAAGTGCTACCTGAAAAAAAAATTTTGCAAGTAGGAATTAGAAGTGGGACTAAAGAAGAATTTGAAATTATGCATAACAACAACCAATTAGTTAACTTTTGTCCAGGCGGAAATGCATATGAGTTAAAACAAGCTCTTCTACCATACAAGAAGTCTCCAATCTACTTAACAATTGATTTAGATTGGTTTGATCCCAGTTTACTAGCAGGGACAGGCACTCCAGAACCGGGAGGATTTTTTTGGAATGATTTTGAAGAAATACTGAAAACTTTAAAAGACTTTAGAATTGTGGCTTCAGATATTGTGGAATTATCTCCAGAAATTGATAAAAGCGGAGTAAGTAGCATAGTTGCAGCCAAAGTACTTAGAAGCTTAATTTTGTCATTAGAAAATATGCAATAA
- the speE gene encoding polyamine aminopropyltransferase: MTNISIWIDEYHKGSRFGLNGDVLIKQKSQYQEIIVIENEYYGRALMLDGCWMTSLKDEKYYHECLVHPALSSIDEKSNVLIIGGGDGGTARECVKYSQISKIDLVEIDEEVIKISKKFLKEIGGEAWNDKRLEIHVDDGVKWVKKTRDNFYDVIFIDCSDPSEFSNLLFSDSFYKECKRILTPKGILATQSESPESFKNIHINILKTLKNIFKVSETMYSFVPIYPSGIWSWTFASSEDLNLSKQNFDEVLKIEKGCEIWNLNFQNAAFKMMPNKIVKELDS; the protein is encoded by the coding sequence ATGACTAATATTTCAATATGGATAGATGAATATCATAAAGGCTCAAGATTCGGTCTAAATGGAGATGTTTTAATTAAACAAAAATCACAATATCAAGAAATTATTGTTATCGAAAATGAATACTATGGCAGAGCTTTAATGCTTGATGGTTGTTGGATGACATCACTAAAAGACGAGAAATATTATCATGAGTGTCTTGTACATCCAGCATTAAGTAGCATTGACGAAAAATCTAATGTACTAATTATTGGTGGAGGAGACGGCGGTACAGCGAGAGAATGCGTTAAGTATTCTCAAATATCAAAAATTGATCTAGTAGAAATTGATGAGGAGGTAATCAAAATATCTAAAAAATTTTTAAAAGAAATTGGAGGAGAAGCGTGGAATGACAAAAGATTAGAAATACATGTTGATGATGGTGTTAAATGGGTAAAAAAAACAAGAGATAATTTTTACGACGTTATTTTTATAGATTGTTCAGATCCCTCAGAATTTTCAAATTTATTATTTTCAGATTCTTTTTATAAAGAATGTAAAAGAATACTTACACCAAAGGGGATATTAGCAACGCAAAGCGAATCTCCTGAATCCTTCAAAAATATTCACATAAATATTTTGAAAACCCTAAAAAATATATTTAAAGTTTCTGAAACTATGTATTCCTTTGTGCCTATATATCCAAGCGGGATTTGGAGTTGGACATTCGCTTCTTCAGAAGATCTAAATTTATCAAAGCAAAATTTTGATGAAGTCCTAAAAATAGAAAAAGGATGTGAAATTTGGAATTTAAATTTTCAAAATGCAGCATTCAAAATGATGCCAAATAAAATTGTAAAAGAACTAGATTCATAA
- the mazG gene encoding nucleoside triphosphate pyrophosphohydrolase — protein MSSNDRYNLQKNSNLETLESFKILISNIKSLKDKNWGCPWQKIQSHKSLIPFLHEESNEFIDAVYEKKADKICEELGDLLLQVMLHAEIGYEKKEFELNDVIKNLNKKIINRHPYIFKKKEKVSLEKSQKIWENIKNSEKETPHMESSISKNLNMKIKNLPPIVGTDKITNLVKEYGFKWESADQIFNKLEEEINELKEAIKSNNDSEIKNEFGDIYFTLLNLSNFLKINPESALQKTNKKFLDRFSIIEHHAGDNIKKQTPKDFQRLWQIAKQKLKRKNS, from the coding sequence ATGTCCTCAAACGATAGATATAACTTACAAAAAAATTCCAATTTAGAGACTTTAGAAAGCTTTAAAATTTTGATATCCAATATCAAATCATTAAAAGATAAAAATTGGGGATGCCCTTGGCAGAAAATACAGTCTCATAAATCATTGATCCCATTTTTACATGAAGAAAGTAATGAGTTTATAGATGCGGTATATGAAAAAAAGGCGGATAAAATATGTGAAGAGTTAGGAGATCTTTTATTACAAGTAATGCTTCATGCTGAAATCGGTTACGAAAAAAAAGAATTTGAACTAAATGATGTTATAAAAAATCTAAACAAAAAAATTATTAATAGACATCCATATATTTTTAAAAAAAAAGAGAAAGTATCTCTAGAAAAATCGCAAAAGATTTGGGAAAACATTAAAAATTCAGAAAAAGAAACACCTCATATGGAATCATCAATTAGTAAAAATTTAAATATGAAAATCAAAAATTTACCACCGATAGTTGGAACAGATAAAATCACAAATCTTGTTAAAGAATATGGTTTTAAATGGGAGAGTGCTGATCAGATTTTTAATAAGTTAGAAGAAGAAATTAATGAATTAAAGGAAGCAATTAAAAGTAATAATGATTCAGAAATAAAAAATGAATTTGGAGATATTTACTTTACCCTTCTGAATCTCTCGAACTTTTTAAAAATAAATCCTGAATCAGCTCTTCAAAAAACTAATAAAAAATTTTTAGACAGATTTTCAATCATTGAACATCATGCAGGCGATAATATTAAAAAACAAACTCCTAAAGACTTTCAACGGCTTTGGCAAATAGCCAAGCAAAAACTTAAAAGAAAAAATTCTTAA
- a CDS encoding AIR synthase: MSLVRTLDRPFIVFLMTEIVNFSISQSAASELSRQASFGGSPGEMSIDLVEDKNCSEGWMHIKLRPGTCNGSPISRTEGVTLYADQKKFNLLKDLKLDYYGDLSGGGFLISTPKNAKRCSCGSGFKLL, from the coding sequence ATGTCCCTGGTTCGAACCCTGGATCGCCCATTTATTGTTTTTCTAATGACTGAGATCGTCAATTTTTCAATCAGTCAAAGCGCTGCTTCAGAACTATCTAGGCAAGCTTCTTTTGGAGGTTCTCCTGGAGAAATGTCGATTGATTTGGTAGAGGATAAAAATTGTTCCGAAGGATGGATGCATATCAAATTAAGGCCAGGTACATGTAATGGGTCCCCTATTTCAAGAACTGAAGGAGTAACTTTATACGCGGATCAAAAAAAGTTTAATTTACTTAAAGATTTAAAATTAGATTATTACGGTGATTTGAGCGGTGGTGGATTTCTTATTTCAACACCAAAAAATGCAAAACGTTGTTCCTGCGGTTCTGGCTTCAAACTTTTGTAG
- a CDS encoding valine--tRNA ligase → MTEMNDQLSLENYSPFEVEKKWQEKWESLKAFSPNPEDDGEPFCIVIPPPNVTGSLHMGHAFNTALIDVVVRFQRLLGKNVLCLPGTDHASIAVQTILEKQLKSEGKTSEDIGRDEFLKRAWNWKEQSGGRIVSQLKRIGYSVDWTRERFTLDQKLNEAVIEAFNILYKKNLIYRGEYLVNWCPESQSAVSDLEVEMQEVNGHLWHFKYPLISKSGEQLDKYLEVATTRPETLLGDTAVAVNPDDDRYKEFIGVKVKVPFVDREIPIIADSHVDKDFGTGCVKVTPAHDPNDFAIGKRHNLKQINVMNKDGTLNINAGIFQNLDRYEARKKIIKELDNLGLLTKIEDYKHTVPFSDRGKVPIEPLLSTQWFLKMDEISKGCLNEIDSKKPSFIPPRWEKVYKDWLEKINDWCISRQLWWGHQIPAWYVLDESQGSIEQNTPYIVARNEEDALIEANKKFGLNIKLVRDKDVLDTWFSSGLWPFSTLGWPNTNDLDFKKWYPNSVLVTGFDIIFFWVARMTMMGNTFTNNIPFKDVYIHGLVRDENNKKMSKSSGNGIDPILLIDKYGSDALRFALIREVAGAGQDIRLDFDRKKDTSSTVEASRNFANKLWNATKFVLINKTSNNNSLNESDETSLELCDKWILSKLNQVNIKVAALLKEYKLGESAKLLYEFTWNDFCDWYVEFAKQRFNNKEINNKQISEKVLIKVLNDILVMIHPFMPHITEELWHVLQLKSDKELLSLQKWPTQENKFVDNKLDNSFQQLFEIIRLIRNLRAELGLKPSEKVPVYLISDNDELIDFLKILVDDIQTLTKSSEVFIFKPNAVDKKEFAKSFSGIISDLEVYLPFQDFVNIDALKERLNKDLKKVTIELDNLKKRLSNKNFVDKAPKDIVDECRFKLNEGSVQMERITKKLELLN, encoded by the coding sequence ATGACAGAGATGAATGATCAATTATCTTTAGAGAATTATTCACCTTTTGAAGTAGAGAAAAAGTGGCAAGAAAAATGGGAAAGTCTAAAAGCGTTTAGTCCTAACCCTGAGGATGATGGGGAGCCCTTTTGTATTGTTATTCCACCACCAAATGTAACTGGATCTTTACATATGGGGCATGCATTTAATACGGCTTTGATAGATGTTGTAGTACGTTTTCAAAGACTTTTAGGTAAGAATGTTTTGTGCTTACCAGGTACTGATCATGCTTCAATAGCTGTTCAAACTATTCTTGAAAAACAATTAAAAAGTGAAGGCAAAACAAGCGAGGATATTGGAAGAGATGAATTTCTTAAAAGAGCATGGAACTGGAAAGAACAAAGTGGTGGAAGAATAGTTTCTCAATTAAAAAGGATAGGATATTCAGTTGACTGGACTAGAGAAAGATTTACTCTTGATCAAAAATTAAATGAAGCAGTTATTGAGGCTTTTAATATTCTCTATAAAAAGAATTTAATTTATAGAGGCGAATATTTGGTTAATTGGTGTCCTGAATCTCAATCTGCCGTAAGTGATCTTGAAGTTGAAATGCAAGAAGTAAATGGTCATTTATGGCATTTTAAATACCCTTTAATTTCTAAAAGTGGTGAACAGTTAGACAAGTACTTAGAAGTTGCAACAACAAGACCAGAAACTCTTTTGGGTGATACTGCTGTGGCAGTTAATCCTGATGATGATAGATATAAAGAATTTATTGGTGTCAAAGTAAAAGTCCCTTTCGTTGATAGAGAAATACCTATTATCGCTGATTCACATGTTGATAAAGATTTTGGTACAGGTTGTGTAAAGGTTACTCCAGCCCATGATCCAAATGATTTTGCAATAGGAAAAAGGCATAATTTAAAACAGATTAATGTAATGAATAAAGATGGAACTTTAAATATTAATGCAGGTATTTTTCAAAATTTAGATAGATATGAGGCTAGAAAGAAAATTATCAAAGAATTGGATAACTTAGGCCTTTTGACAAAGATAGAGGATTATAAACATACTGTTCCTTTTTCTGATAGAGGTAAGGTTCCAATTGAACCTTTATTGTCAACACAATGGTTTTTGAAAATGGATGAAATATCAAAAGGATGTCTTAATGAAATTGATTCTAAAAAACCATCGTTTATTCCTCCACGTTGGGAGAAAGTTTATAAGGATTGGTTAGAGAAAATTAATGACTGGTGTATCAGTCGGCAATTGTGGTGGGGGCACCAAATACCAGCATGGTATGTTTTAGATGAATCTCAAGGCTCAATAGAACAAAATACTCCATATATCGTTGCAAGAAATGAAGAGGACGCCTTAATTGAAGCTAATAAAAAATTTGGACTAAATATTAAATTGGTGCGTGATAAAGATGTTTTGGATACATGGTTTTCAAGTGGTTTATGGCCTTTCTCAACCCTTGGTTGGCCAAATACAAATGATCTAGATTTTAAAAAATGGTATCCAAATAGCGTTCTTGTTACTGGTTTCGATATTATTTTCTTCTGGGTGGCCAGAATGACAATGATGGGCAATACTTTTACGAATAATATTCCTTTTAAGGATGTTTATATTCATGGTCTAGTTCGAGATGAAAACAATAAAAAAATGAGTAAAAGTTCAGGTAATGGTATTGATCCAATACTATTAATTGATAAATATGGTTCTGATGCTCTAAGATTTGCTTTAATTCGAGAAGTTGCAGGCGCTGGACAAGATATCCGGCTTGATTTTGATAGGAAAAAAGATACATCTTCAACTGTTGAAGCTTCAAGAAATTTTGCGAATAAATTATGGAATGCAACTAAATTTGTGTTAATCAATAAAACTTCTAATAATAATTCGCTTAATGAGAGTGATGAAACTTCTTTAGAGTTATGTGATAAGTGGATTTTATCGAAATTGAATCAGGTAAATATAAAAGTCGCTGCTTTGTTGAAAGAATATAAATTGGGGGAATCTGCGAAACTTCTATATGAATTTACGTGGAATGATTTTTGTGACTGGTATGTAGAATTTGCTAAACAAAGGTTTAATAATAAAGAGATTAATAATAAACAAATATCTGAAAAGGTTTTAATAAAAGTGCTCAATGATATTTTGGTGATGATTCATCCTTTTATGCCTCACATTACAGAAGAACTTTGGCATGTACTTCAACTTAAATCAGATAAAGAATTATTATCTCTTCAAAAATGGCCAACCCAAGAAAATAAATTTGTTGATAATAAGCTTGATAATTCTTTTCAGCAACTCTTTGAAATTATTAGATTGATTAGAAATTTGCGAGCTGAATTAGGCCTCAAGCCATCAGAAAAAGTTCCTGTTTACTTAATTTCAGATAATGATGAATTGATTGATTTTCTAAAAATTTTAGTTGATGATATTCAAACCTTAACTAAATCTTCTGAAGTATTTATTTTTAAACCTAATGCTGTTGATAAAAAAGAGTTTGCTAAATCTTTTTCTGGGATAATTAGTGATCTAGAGGTTTACTTACCTTTTCAGGATTTTGTAAATATAGATGCATTAAAGGAAAGGTTAAACAAGGATTTAAAAAAGGTGACTATTGAATTAGATAATTTAAAAAAGAGATTATCTAATAAAAATTTCGTGGATAAGGCTCCAAAAGATATTGTTGATGAATGTAGATTTAAATTAAACGAAGGTTCGGTACAAATGGAGAGAATTACTAAAAAACTTGAACTTTTGAATTGA
- a CDS encoding TVP38/TMEM64 family protein, producing the protein MNIFLENIYNLSFFFNTGIGIFSFVCIYILIVLLILPASWLSLLSGFLYGSYYGSIIVFISASIGASVAFFVSKSFFAKKLKNFFTRYPKLSVMEKVVEKGGLKLIFLARLSPIFPFSILNYFYGLNNVKFRDFALGLLGIIPGTFLYCSIGSLAKSIQELKNVQSPNNLYITIVGIISTFLVVYFSAKYSREYFQNS; encoded by the coding sequence ATGAATATATTTCTTGAAAATATTTATAATCTGTCTTTTTTTTTTAATACTGGAATTGGGATCTTTTCATTTGTTTGTATTTATATTTTAATTGTTTTATTAATACTTCCAGCTTCTTGGCTATCTTTATTATCAGGGTTTTTATATGGCTCATATTATGGTTCAATTATCGTTTTCATTTCTGCTTCAATAGGAGCATCAGTTGCTTTTTTTGTATCAAAAAGTTTTTTTGCAAAAAAGCTAAAAAATTTTTTTACCCGTTATCCAAAATTAAGTGTTATGGAAAAAGTAGTAGAAAAAGGCGGACTTAAATTAATTTTTTTAGCAAGATTATCGCCGATATTTCCCTTCAGTATTCTTAATTATTTTTATGGTTTGAATAATGTTAAATTTAGAGATTTCGCTCTTGGTCTTCTTGGAATAATTCCAGGAACTTTTCTTTATTGCTCAATAGGTAGTTTGGCAAAAAGTATTCAGGAGCTAAAAAATGTGCAATCGCCAAATAATTTATATATCACTATCGTTGGAATTATTTCAACTTTTTTAGTTGTATATTTCTCTGCTAAATACTCCAGAGAATATTTTCAAAACTCCTAA